Proteins from a genomic interval of Sulfurimonas sp. HSL3-2:
- the gatC gene encoding Asp-tRNA(Asn)/Glu-tRNA(Gln) amidotransferase subunit GatC, translating into MQVDNALLTRLEKLSYLKVSDDKREEIISQLSEIVSFVDNLNELNTDNVDDKFSMTDQATFTREDVENCDRSINDDILKHAPDSQDHFFIVPKIIE; encoded by the coding sequence ATGCAAGTCGATAATGCACTTTTAACACGCTTGGAGAAGCTGTCATATCTAAAAGTATCTGATGATAAGAGAGAGGAGATCATATCTCAACTTTCAGAAATAGTATCGTTTGTCGACAACTTAAACGAGCTAAATACAGATAATGTCGACGACAAGTTTTCTATGACGGATCAAGCAACATTTACGCGTGAAGATGTAGAAAATTGTGATCGCAGTATAAATGACGACATACTAAAACATGCACCGGACTCTCAAGATCATTTCTTCATAGTTCCAAAGATCATAGAGTAA
- a CDS encoding arsenate reductase family protein, with protein MIIVNGIKNCDSVKKALKFLKENNIEHSFRDFKADPANCDEIKKWLKGSDIGKLFNTRGTTYRKLNLKELNLDENGKVDWLCKENLLIKRPVIQYPNGIIVGYDKEIYEMEFL; from the coding sequence ATGATTATTGTAAACGGTATTAAAAATTGCGATAGCGTTAAAAAAGCGCTCAAATTTCTAAAAGAGAACAATATAGAGCACTCTTTTAGAGATTTTAAGGCTGACCCGGCAAACTGCGACGAGATCAAGAAGTGGCTAAAAGGTTCAGATATCGGCAAACTTTTCAATACCAGAGGTACAACATATAGAAAATTAAACTTAAAAGAGCTAAACTTAGATGAGAATGGTAAAGTTGACTGGCTTTGTAAGGAAAATCTTCTTATTAAAAGGCCTGTGATACAATATCCAAACGGTATAATAGTCGGATACGATAAAGAGATTTATGAAATGGAGTTTCTATGA
- a CDS encoding tyrosine-type recombinase/integrase, which translates to MSNELEAFIEYITVTKALSKRSIEAYKNDLLHIEDALKKPLIKLDSNEVLNLLTEYSNKRTLNRKLSSVNAFFDFCYKSQFADEKNHFKLSKIPKTLPKFLSFNDVKNALSLIDRSSWIGMRDYALILFLYASGTRISEALALRREDIEGEWLHVRHGKGDKERIIPIADIALKAMNEYVYESPFEKDDIWLNYQGKPLSRISAYKITQKYLGVSPHVLRHSYATSLIIGGADLRVVQELLGHASLLTTQIYTHVQKQNLQDTVRQYHPLA; encoded by the coding sequence ATGTCAAATGAACTAGAAGCTTTTATAGAGTACATCACTGTTACAAAAGCATTAAGTAAAAGAAGCATAGAAGCTTATAAAAACGATCTGTTGCATATTGAGGATGCTTTAAAAAAACCTCTTATAAAGCTTGATTCGAACGAAGTTTTAAATCTCTTAACAGAGTATTCAAACAAGCGTACGTTAAACCGCAAACTCTCCTCTGTAAACGCTTTTTTCGACTTTTGCTACAAGAGTCAGTTTGCAGATGAGAAAAACCACTTTAAACTCTCTAAGATACCCAAGACACTTCCAAAATTTCTATCTTTTAATGATGTCAAAAATGCTCTCTCTCTTATCGACAGATCGTCATGGATAGGGATGCGTGACTATGCACTTATACTTTTTTTATATGCAAGCGGTACGAGGATAAGTGAAGCGTTGGCTCTCAGACGTGAAGATATCGAAGGTGAATGGTTACATGTAAGGCACGGGAAGGGAGATAAAGAGCGGATAATCCCCATTGCCGATATCGCTTTAAAAGCGATGAACGAGTATGTTTACGAGAGCCCTTTTGAAAAAGATGATATCTGGTTAAACTATCAGGGTAAACCCCTTAGCCGAATATCTGCATATAAGATAACACAGAAGTATCTCGGTGTCTCTCCGCATGTTTTAAGACACTCTTATGCGACTTCGCTCATTATCGGCGGAGCGGATCTAAGAGTCGTTCAAGAGCTGCTCGGACATGCTTCTTTGCTGACGACTCAGATCTATACGCACGTCCAAAAACAAAATCTTCAAGATACCGTCAGGCAGTATCACCCGCTCGCATAA